The DNA sequence CCTCGGTTCGGGCTTTGTCCTGGCCGGGCAGCACCGCCACCACGTTGCGAATCTCAACAGGGCGCACGGTCGTGTTGGCCGCCACCCGAAACTTGATGCCCGCGTTGGGCGTGGTCGTCACGACGGCTACGCAGGAATAAGGACCGGGCTTTTCGGGCTGCAAGCGGCCTTTCTTGGTATAGTTGACCAGCTTTTGGAAAGCATCGGCGTGGGCCGGGTCCAGGATGATGAGCAGGTTTTCGGTAGGCTCCAGAATCTGGCGGTAAATCTGGGCGGGCAGGGCTTGCGGGCCGATGACCATTACCCGGGCAGCCGGATCGTCCTCACTGGTCCAGTTGATCTGGGGTTGGCCCGACACCAGCAGGGCCTTGTCCTGGGGAATATTCGTGCCGTTGATGGTTACATACAAGGCGGCCGTTTTGGTTTCGTACACCGGAAACACCTGCTCGTAGCCCGTAGCGCCGGGCAGCGTCTCCAGGCCCAGGCGCTGAAACTCGGCGGCCAGAAACTGCGCGGCTTTCAATCCTCCCGGCTGGGTTGAGGCCCGGCCTTCCATGTCATCAGCCGCCAGGGCCCGGGCCACCCGCTCGACCGTAGCCGATGATACGCTTGGCGCGGTAGTTGTCGCAGCGGCTTTTTTCTGGGCAAAGAGCGTAGAAGAAACCAGAAAGAGAAATGAGACGATGGGAGGGAATTTTTGCATAACGCAAATTAAGCCTTTTGCTTGCTCTTGAGTAAACTTCCGTGGGTTTTCGCGCATTTTTCAACCATTTCGTCGGCAATTAGCCTGTTTTCCTATGATCCGTTCGTTGTTTTCCGCCTGCAGCTTCCTGTTTCTGCTCTCAGCCTGCCAGTCGTCGATGCCGGCTGCCAGCACCAAAACCGCACCAACGACCACGCCCCCGGCCGAATTGCGCAACACGCGCTGGGTGCTGCGCCAGCTGGCCGGGCAGCCCGTGGCCACGCCGGCGGCGGGCGAGGCCTACGTGCTGCTGCGCAACGAGGAGCTGCGGGCCGAAGGCAACGGCGGATGCAACCGGTTCCGGGGCACCTTCGAGCAGCCGGCCAACGGGCAGCTGCGCTTCGGGGCCCTGCTTTCTACCCGCATGGCCTGCGCCGATGCCCAGGGCAACGCCACGGAAACCGGCTTTCTGGCCGCACTGACCAACACCCGCACCTATCAGATCAGCGGCGACACGCTGCG is a window from the Hymenobacter aquaticus genome containing:
- a CDS encoding M20/M25/M40 family metallo-hydrolase, translated to MQKFPPIVSFLFLVSSTLFAQKKAAATTTAPSVSSATVERVARALAADDMEGRASTQPGGLKAAQFLAAEFQRLGLETLPGATGYEQVFPVYETKTAALYVTINGTNIPQDKALLVSGQPQINWTSEDDPAARVMVIGPQALPAQIYRQILEPTENLLIILDPAHADAFQKLVNYTKKGRLQPEKPGPYSCVAVVTTTPNAGIKFRVAANTTVRPVEIRNVVAVLPGQDKARTEEKVVFSAHYDHLGLLEPLNGDKIANGADDDASGTTAVVALAEYFKKRNDNARPLIFVAFTAEELGGFGSQYFSRQLNAQQIVAMFNIEMIGKQAKFGPNTAFITGFDKSDFGKLLQRNLTGTPFRFEPDPYPEQNLFYRSDNATLAKLGVPAHTISTDQIPTDKRYHTVDDEIESLDLPNMTAVINAIARSAAGIVSGQQTPTRISAEVAGQRP
- a CDS encoding META domain-containing protein, with translation MIRSLFSACSFLFLLSACQSSMPAASTKTAPTTTPPAELRNTRWVLRQLAGQPVATPAAGEAYVLLRNEELRAEGNGGCNRFRGTFEQPANGQLRFGALLSTRMACADAQGNATETGFLAALTNTRTYQISGDTLRLYAEATTTPAAVLHAVYLR